The region CATTAATatacttattaatttattaattcatactcaaattttgatgtaatttgtaaacacatttttttattataccaaacaaataaaaaatacaacTTTGTTTTATTGTTCCCGTGCATACTTgatttaataatatgaaaagacaaTGATAACCAGTTTTGATGCAAAaatgatattaatttaaaaatataaggatGTACAAAATTGATACAATaaaaacatttcatatttatataaaaatttatatgacAAGTACAAAAATACAAGAAATCAATCCAATCTTAAGTCAGAATGTGTGCAACATCGAAGTGGTTAGCAATTGCGAGCCGGGTTTCTTCTTGGTTGAACCTCTAGTACAAGTTGTGGTCTTGGCCTCTCATCTTTTTCGCCTTTATCCGTAGTTGATTGCGGTTGGTTGCTCCTTAGTTTCCATCGTGTATCTTTCAGTGTTGGAATAAGTGGTTGCAAAGATGGTCCACTGATAGGTGCTAAAAGTGACATGTTTTAGTCTCATTATTAATGCATTTTAGGttattattcgatgttaatggtgaattttatgctcctaatcctttaaattcatttttttatacttaggagtgCATTGgggagcaaaaggagcaaaaaCTGAAAAATTGAAGCAAGGTACAAAGGCCACACGGGCTAGACCATTCCATATTTCCTAGATGCACGATCATGTGAGCCACACTGgttgccacacggccatgtgacaggcCGTGTCGATTTTGTGAGTTGCACTCCAAACAACAGAAAAacatgatttttagggtttttcggGAATTCTATGACCTATATATGAAAAAGATAAGAAGATAGGAGTGATTCATCATAGAATAGttaagaaaacaactcaaaaaacaccattgaagcagACTCTGAAATAGATTtttatcaagattgaagattctttttttatttctttggagattattatgagtttctttgttttttttatggttatattgtattttggatgtttttatttgctagcatgaactaattttccaaatacctagaggagatgaaccctatgatgaattatgtcgtttgatttctattttacgcaataaagacttagatcttgttctcaattatgtgtgcttaattcttagtTTGATATTTCTAaactattgatccatgtttgatgtgtttaaatcagagaaggaatagaccctgtttaagagtagatctagcgtaattgagaggagttgcatgtaatcctagaaataggacgacataaatctaccatattagagtcaaatttaataagggaatccataaatcgagttaatgtgataatagatgttttaattagaaagaaatttcaatcaatcaacttagagtcagttgctcttattcttgaagagagatattagaataatttagggatttctatggatcaagatacAAACTGAAGAAAttacgtaatttagattgataatgacagatgaaatctaggtgaattctttcttgggtattgtttcgcttcttggttgcTTACtcgattattttcttgattttttcttTGTCGCGTtcatagttaattaatttagttaattttagttttaatcaatcactcgaatttatcggttaaataatagaaagacaataattactagtacttttagtcttcgtgagaatgatatctttgctcaccgtagctatactattaattaattGGTGCACTTGTCTTAGtcagatttttagttggtttcatGGACATCAAGTTTTAGTTGaaatcaagaaataaaaaaaatgaaaaaaaaagattgttTGAGCTTGAATTGTTAGTTTCATATTCTGTTGAAAagctcattttcattttttagttcTTGTTGATGTAAATTCCTTTAATTTAGCAACtggatttttttttctagtttggtaacttatcaacttgattttcaattttaaccaacttttttgacattttccaTACCCttacctaagccccattacaaccttgtaaagacctcttgattggtgtgccatctcatttatagtgacggagatttgattttcaagcaagcctatggtaataacattTCTCGTTTGACTGTTGAGTGCACATTATTTGAACCTTAAATACTTTATGTACTTTGAGTGAATACTTAGTAAGGATGCTATTTCTCGTTGAGTTTGAATTTCAAGTAATTTTTGAGATAGGGGAGATGCCTAATGTTTTTAAAGCTTAAAATTCTCTGCTTGGATTGCTTGTGCTGTATAGAGTCATTTTAGTGTaaatttccaatgcatgattatcTATAAATTATCTTAAGACATTATCGATGAGAACAATAAAGTAGAGAAGTTAACTTGAATGTGGGTAGAGAATcttgcttgaagacaagcaaacgcttaagtgtggggatatttgataggtgctaaaagtaacatgttttaatctcattcttaatgcatttttgggtgattattcgatgttaatggggaattttatgctcctaatcctttaaattcatgtttttatacttaggagagcatttttGGGAGTTATGTTGTTTTTAaacttgaattatataatattaacgtagttaatttaaaaattagtagtatacaaataactaaaatttttattattttaatatagtttgaatggacgCCTTACTCCGATCTGGCAATTCAATAATTAACATGAATTGtaatagaaacatgaatttaaaggattatgagcataAAATAATTAATGCACATTTCCTTTTGctctcaaatgctctcctaagtataaaaacatgaatttaaaggattaggagcataaaattcaccattaacatcgaataatcacccaaaaatgcattaagaatgagactaaaacatgttacttttagcacctatCAAATAATTAATGCATATCTCGAAGCTTATCAGGTAGTCCCACGTAACTCGGCCCATGGTTCCACCTattgaaataatatgttaaaacaacaatttaaactttaaataattttattatgggaaatatcttatttaatgaattttaacTTGTTACGAGTGAGAATGTATAAAGGTAGCTCGCTTGATGACGTAAAAATGGTAGCTGGTACTATGCCCATGATTGTGGTAGAAGTACGCAACCACTGGTTTTGATTTTTTGTGGTTCGGTTGCATGACACATCTCTCGGTACAACGTCGCCAACACGATTGACCCCTAACTGAGTTCGCCCGCTTCTCTAAAGTTGACAAGTTTGAGAAGCCATATTAAATAGATGAAATTTCGTGACTTATCGGGCATTAGGAGACCCCCCGATAATCATAAGGATGTACGCCCGAGCATGATGTTCTCTTTGGACTTCAGTCGAATCCTCATCTAATCCACCATAATTTCTTCTTAGCCAATTCAGATCTATTCAGGCTCCAAAAATGGTTTTCGAAATCCGCTCCAAAAGTTGCTCGCATACGTCTCTCCAATCGGTTGCGTAAACTAACCAAGTCACTACCGGCCCACCACTGGTAACCCGGGCTGTAACTGCACATCCTttagagtgatagtacactcgccgcatggaagatgaaatgtgtgagTCTCTGGTCTCTACCTTTCCACCAATGTGCTTACAAGTGTGGGGTCCAATTTACAGCCCCGACCAATAAGAGTCACGTGCAAAAATCCGACATCTCTCAAGTACGGTTCGATTAAGGGTGATGGAAGAGCGGATAAATTACGAATATAAGTCTCCAAAATTCTATCTTCGgcctatatataaaaaaatgtaaaatattaaattccaatataacaataaaatatttaaattacaagactttaaatataatataaaaaattattaccatTTGCAATTAATAGACGGAAATGTGCTTGCCATCCAAATAGATTAGAGATTGTGGCATTGTTAATTTCAGAAAACACGAAATAAATTgtaatagaaaaaatattttacgaaaattttaagacaatttaataaaaaataaagttaagaGAGATAAATTTTGAGTGAGAAATTTGAGAGAGATTTGAGAATGTGTGAGAGAGTTGAGgttgaattgaatagaaaaatGAAATGGAGGGATTATATAGAAATGAAAAGATGACCGTTTGGGGGGGGGGGCTATTGGTCCCAATGACTATTTAATTAGCCTAGGGGAAAATAGCCGTTAGGCACAAGTGACCGTTAGGGGAAAACGTTTCCAACTGGAAGCATTTTTAGCTTATGCGGTGAAAACGCTTTCAACTGGAAGCGTTTTTCCTGCAAATATGTTGAAATCACTTCCAATTAGAAGCGTTTTCGTAAAATCAATCTAATCTCATAATTTTTCGAAAAAATGACTTAatctgataattttttaaaatttttcaatatttcCTCTGATTTATCAGCAAAAAAGTTAACACTTGGGATAAATGAGGAAGAAAATAGATAAATGtagtgttatttttttaattagaatcTTAATGAACCAACTGAAGTTGAAACCTTCCGCCACCTCATCTAAGTGGAAGTATCCAAAGGGAACTTGACTAAAAGTGCATCAACAAGACGCACTTGTTTCGTGAACTCCGCCTTTAAATCGAGCTATCAATATGGAGAGACAAAAccttaatttaatctaaaaataatacatattaaaaGATTCGTCGgttttaaatgaatattttttttttaaaaatgacctTCCTTCAATAAATTTCGACATACTAGGACCCAGTgacattatatgtacaaacaaAACAACATATATCTGTGGTGGTTTGAGAGTGTCGCCTATTGTAGATTTTGTCATAATAAGCCCCATGCACATTTCATGCACAGCTTGTTCTTGAGGATGACTTGGAATCCCCACAgcttgtttaaaaatatattatttgtatACCTTCAAGTActcttctttcttctcttttttttcaacACTTATTCATTAAAATTGATTATAAAATCCTATATTTTATAAACGATTTAGTAAAAAAATAGGCATCTAACTTTTACCAACTATgatgaattatttgaattttttaaaactaaaaaaccctttaaacatttcattcaattattattattattattattattattattattattattattattatgggtTAATAGGAATGGTAGTTGATAAgatatttgtattttttgaattatttgagtttGTATTTCTAAATATGTCTAAAACTTTAAATTAATGTATTATCATAAATTATCCGAATATTACTATCCAAATTTAAATTGAATGCTATTATCAATTGAATATCCAAATTCAAAAAagaattaatttcaaaattttcaatcatttttcaaatatgcaaatctaaaaaatctaaatttgaatccattaattttttttatacatatacaaaatcaaaatcacaagtattttgtaattaataaatttaaatattcgaATCTACGTTTATTATCTAAATAAACAATgcaaattcaaataataaatattcgaGGCATGTATATGCATTCCCTTCGAATTTGTagtaattactaatttaaaatataaatctaaatatTATCGAAATCTGAAAAAACAAATTACACATAGGGGGATTTGGAGCACCCTTTAACTAATTATAACGATAaatcattaaatatatttatccTTTTCACATATTTATTATGTGTTTAAGAAACTGTTttgatcatatctgctctttttgataTAATATCTAAAACTACCTATAACTCCCCCAAcctataaataagaagataatgagTTTCAGCACAATCGGACTCAcatcctcctgcattgacaacaatgtctatgccaatcgagctaaaactcaatcgcAACACTtccataattttaaatatatttttttaaaatttattactacTATGATATCTGGATCTAACATACCTACCATAATttgatggaaaagaaaaaaacaattttctcaaaaataatatttaaatgccAATAAAATGTTATAATGAAACATTAAATACTAACATATACTGCGAAAAATTAAAGGAAATGCAGGCCCCTTCTAAATCCAATAAAACCATttgcaaaatatatatatgtatctaggCCAAATACCTAAACATGTGTGAATTGTCACGGTCTCTTTCCATATAGTCTCGCGTGATCAGATCTTCTATTCGCTTCTTGATGGCTTTAATATTAGGCTGAAATTTCCAAACTACATCCATCATCAATATATCTGATTATACTTGTTACTCGAGTTGTTTTTGTATCttattaatttacattttaatattttctaagtCATTTGAATTCAAGTTTTTCAGGATTGAAGTTTGAATTTTTCATATAAAGTAATTATGGATTTAAATCATTTTAGGTTATTTATTTGAATCATTTCGAGGTTCGAGttattttgaactaaatttgttaattttttataatcgAATCAAATTGAATCgattttatatatgaattgatTGGGTCAGATTTTCAATTCGAGTTAGAATTTACATATTGAAATATGTTTGACATAAACCTATTAATTAGACGGGTCAAGTTTATGTAGATCTTgtcaaattttattcaaaaattttaaattatttcaagctAAAGATAATTTCGAGATTAAACCGTTTCAAGTTTGGGTTACTTTGTATTTAAGTCATTTCGGGttattttgagttaaatttattgacGTTTTATAATCAAATCAGATTTGATAAGTTTATATTCAAATTGATTGAGCTATATTTTCTATTGGATTAATATGCTATTTGGTACTTAAAATCggtttcaatattcaatttaatacttgAGTATTTTATTGGCTAATTTGGTACTTGATATTagcttcaatgttcaatttgatacataaatttttttctcCTGATTAAATATCCgagtttggcttcaatgttcaatttggtacctaagcttctttttttttccatttaagtACCTATGTTTTGTCAATTGTTCATTCAACCACATGATATACACATTGAAGTCAAACTCATATacccaattaaaaaaaaatcaggtACCAAAATGAacattgaatattaaaattaaggGTAAACAACAAAAAATAGTCAGTTTTGTTTgccttagattacattttagtcacttatgtttgaaatattacgttttagttacttacgttatcgtattgttacgaagtggtcactctatcgttaagctccgttacctccctaacggttGTCTTACGTGATAgtctaaatgggttttaaatgccaacttggatgtcttaCATggtagtccaaattaaatttatttaattaaaaacctattttcatcccagCAATTGGACAtctaagttgacatttaaaatccatttggactgccatgtaggattgacgttagggaggtaacgaagTTTAACGGTAGAgagaccacttcgtaacaaaatgataacgtaagtgactaaaacgtaatattttaaacataagtaaCTACAATGTAATTTGAAGCAAATAAAAGTGATCATTTTTGTAATTACcctaaaattaaattcaaatattaaattaaacattgagACCAAATTTAGGAtgagtttggatgggcagtgcgtttacctgcggttagtgtaaaaacagcggtggcagtgagattagatactgtaatgatattgtagcgtgagacaaaaagtaagctaaacgcaccacaccgcaccgcaccgcacccaatcgctcatccaaacccacccttaaatACCAAACGGTGTATTAACCCTTTTCAATTTGAGTGGGTTTTGGTCTGCCACTGTGTTTTATAGAAGGTTAGGTGAATAAAAAACCATACCTTAAACATGCGACTCAACTGCTCGATGGTCTCCGAAATTAATTGTTGGTGTGTAATAACTTTCCTACTCTTCATTATGCGCACAATGGCGGCGTCAATGGCGTAAGGCCGATCTTTATCCACATCTTCAATTACTTTCTTCCTTTCATCCACTGGAGGGAGAGGAACCTACATAACACATTTTACAATGTTTAAAGGTTCTTCTCAATCCCGATACATACTAAATGCAACAACAAtgtcagaaaaataaaaagagttcAAAAACTGCTCCACACCTTAATCCTCCTCATCTTGTCAGTAAAGTTAGGATTGAACTTGAAGCTGTCACTCTGCGAGATGGACTTTGAGCTTGGCTCTTTATTTAGAATCTTATACTTTGCACATGACAGCGAATGCAGTAACCTGATCAAGTCATCGTGAGCCAGGTTCAATTGAGCCACGATCTCCGAATAGCTTAGCCGTTCTGACGCGTTAAAAAGCAGAAGGACCGCAGCCTGATTATATAGGGAACTGGTAATATTAGATTTCCAGGTTGAATCCTAAATCTAGAATTTGGAACGTGAAAGGTTTACCTGATGAGTTGAAACAATCAGTTCTATGGGTTTTGGCTCGAACTTGCCATTAATGTGGGAAGTTCCAAGTGAGAATATCCATGTAAGCTTTCTGTGTTTTGTTTTAGTTTCGTAAAATCCTTTGAAAACTTTTACACACTTGACCCGAAACAATGAATTCTTTTTCCGTATAAAACGCGCTTCTGGAAACATGCCAGGGTAAAATAAGGATTACTTTAATACTGTCATGATTACCATCTCAGAAGGGAGAGAGAGATCAAACCATTTATAACTTGGCCAGAATCCGGTGGTAAGAACAGTAACTGTAAAATCAAGCCCAGGATGTACATCTGGGTTGTTCCTAAGATATTCCTGGAAGCTGCTCTGGTGTTCCTTTGCCAGTACCACATCTGTGACCTGTTAGGAAGGCAGAGGACAAGGCTGATCACAATTAGAACTGTAAACCATGAAATCGAATTAAATAGGCAAAAACCAGACCAACTATCATACCATGCCCTCCATCTTTGAGGTGAGCGGTGCACCGAACTGCTGTTTGAGCTTACTCAGAATACTCCTTTCATGATCATCATTAGTACCGCGGTCAAAAAGGAGTCGCCGAGCAAGTTTTTTCCTGTCAATGATTGCACGCCATGAAGTTAGGATCAAAATGCACCACATAAATTCATGCCATTACATTTGTTTTATAATGTACATATAATACTAatcaacaaataataataataacctcacCTGTAGAATTCAGCAAAGACGTccttatcgatgacatattgcaGCAACTTAACTACCTGCAGAAACAAAACAAATAGTTTAGAACCAATTTCTGGTCAGCACAAATTTGGCGTCAGACGGTCGATAAAGCCACCTTCTCAAGTGTTTCTTCAATGACTTCATCACTTAATTTCTCACTCCCACCCTTCCTGAGGATATGATCAGCGAAAGATGCCAAAATCTCTGCACTTGGGCTGCCATTAACAGTTTTGTTGCAAAATACCTCAAAAGCCTCTTTTAAGGCCTATTGAACATTTCGACAAAGCTTGTGTCAGATGAAATGATTGAACACGATCcatattaaaaaatttaggtATTCCAACAAATCTTTTGGAACAAATTATGATTTTGAAAGCAGCTGTTCAGATATGTCATATAGTTATCATGCAGCTCAAGTATATTCTTTACAAGGACCTGATGATGATGACAACAATATTAATTTTCAACATCTGAAGTGAATGCATGAGTATCCATAGCTTAAAAGTTGGAAATTTTTCCTGTTCGTGCCCACCAGGAGTATTTGAGGCCTGTGAAAATGATTGACTATCAGCATTTAGAAATGGGCACGTTGAGTAGTCAAAACAATAAATTATGTATCATCCATTTTTCACTCAGGTGCATAAAcaaaataatagataaaaaaaaaagagccaGATTTATGCGTAAACATTACTCTTGCTGTTTTGCACTCATTATGTTAGTACAAAAGAATAGATTTGATACCCTCACAAGAATACAAATCTTCAGTAATCCTTAGTACAAAACGACATCAGTAACTGTATCCAGCAATTATACTTGTAACTATAAGAGAAGGGCAACAACAAATTAACCTGGTAACTTGTAGCCTCTTCTGCCTGTTGAACAAAGGCTGTACCCTCAATAGTAACATgctgcaaaagaagaaaaaaaaaactcagaaaGAGTCAGTAAAGCTGTAAAGTAACATGAAAAGACGGTCATTTAGCTTGCAGAACAAGTAAACAGAAATTCATACCTGCTTGAATACATTAGCAACAAGATCCAGGCCttgagatattttattataaacCCTGTACGTCCTAGAAAGATCATCCACCTACAGAGCATAAAGTAAGCCAAATAATTTCCTGGTCTACACAGTTACCGAAATAAACAGCGAGAAGAGTAAACATTTCTTGCAAAGAGACGAGGTTGAGCAAAATTTACCTTGTCATCTCTAAACAAAACCTTGATCCCTGAATCCTCCTTTTCAAGTAGTTGGTTAACGTATACGACCAACAACTCATGTTGCACTTTCTACACAAAGAATAAACAGCTATAATTAGAATGCTCTCGGAATTATAGAGCTGTATGCATAGAAACTGTACGTTAACTTGCCTCACATTATTGCGCCTATAGACAATTCACATAATTTCTATTCTACTATCTTACTGACAACTTTCACACATCAAACAAAATTCGTGTATTTCACCTCTTACATGATAACTGCAAAATATAGTTATTTTAAGATGTTTTTACTTTCTAATTCATTCAAGTTCGGGGTGTTTAATAACAAATTCTACAGTAATTgtttaaatttctatttattgttaaatttatttgaaataattcatttttgttaatttatatgCTAAAATTAATTTTCAGCCCTAAAAGTGCCTAATAAACTCAGAAGAGGAAAGGGATTGAAATGCACACTTTGATGCCTAACGCTGCAACGTCTCTGTAGCAAAGGACCTACACGATGTGGGCTGATATATTATTATCCTTGGATGCCCCAATTATAATAATTGGACTTCAGAATTCCTCTTGACCCAGCTCTTAAGTGGGTCAACAAAACTGGATAGCCCAACAAAATTGAAAGAGCCCAAATCGTCCACTAGGAAGGAATGAGCCCAAACTGTCCATGAAAACTTTCAACCACCAATCAACCATGAGGGAATCAAGCAACTCTTCCCTTGAATCAAGCACAAATCAATCACATCCTTCCCAAAATAGCGTGACCGTCCACCCACCTTCCTTAATTCAAGGGTAGGCCACCTCTagagagaaaatcaagggatTTGGGGCTAAAAATAGCAAGGGGATGTTGGAGCGTTTCTAGTATAAATAAGGAGTCTTTCATCAATCACTCAATCATCCACCATTCATCATTTTTTCTCCTATTTTTCACTCCGCTT is a window of Gossypium hirsutum isolate 1008001.06 chromosome D08, Gossypium_hirsutum_v2.1, whole genome shotgun sequence DNA encoding:
- the LOC107915213 gene encoding cullin-1; translated protein: MGCENIEFDQGWGEMEKGIEKLKRILAGEKETPFTSREYMTLYTTIYNMCNQKAPHDYSEQLYDKYKKTLDEYISSIVLPSLKDKHDEFMLRELVERWLNHKIMVKWLTRFFHYLDRYFIIQKSVPALNEVGTTCFLNLVYEDVHPTIQDIVLSLIDKEREGDQIDRALLKNALEIFVEMGLGQMNRYQDDFEARFLQETTNYYSRKASKWIEEDSCPDYLLKSEECLKKEVDRVSSYLHSSSETKLIKKVQHELLVVYVNQLLEKEDSGIKVLFRDDKVDDLSRTYRVYNKISQGLDLVANVFKQHVTIEGTAFVQQAEEATSYQASNTPGGHEQVLVKNILELHDNYMTYLNSCFQNHNLFQKALKEAFEVFCNKTVNGSPSAEILASFADHILRKGGSEKLSDEVIEETLEKVVKLLQYVIDKDVFAEFYRKKLARRLLFDRGTNDDHERSILSKLKQQFGAPLTSKMEGMVTDVVLAKEHQSSFQEYLRNNPDVHPGLDFTVTVLTTGFWPSYKWFDLSLPSEMNSLFRVKCVKVFKGFYETKTKHRKLTWIFSLGTSHINGKFEPKPIELIVSTHQAAVLLLFNASERLSYSEIVAQLNLAHDDLIRLLHSLSCAKYKILNKEPSSKSISQSDSFKFNPNFTDKMRRIKVPLPPVDERKKVIEDVDKDRPYAIDAAIVRIMKSRKVITHQQLISETIEQLSRMFKPNIKAIKKRIEDLITRDYMERDRDNSHMFRYLA